ACGAGCCGTTCGGTGCCCTGGACGCCCAGACCCGGCTGGTGATGCAGACCGAGCTCGACCGGATCTGGCGGGCCACCCGGTCGACCATCCTGTTCGTCACCCACGACATCGGCGAGGCCATCCTGCTCGCCGACCGGATCGTGACGATGACCGCCGGACCCGCCGCCCGGATCAAGCAGGTATACCCGGTCGACCTGCCCCGTCCGCGCGACCTGACCGACCCGGCGGCCGCCGGGCTGTTCCGGCGGCTGCGGGCCGACATCGGCGCCGAGGTCGCGCGGACCCTGCGGGCACAGGGCCTCGACGACGGACACGGACTCAGCGGAGGCGGCGACTGACATGGCCATCGACGTACGACGCCCACCGGCGGCCCGGTCGAACCCGGTCGTACGGCGACGCTGGTTCGGCGGCCGACAGCGACAGCTACGGGTCGCGCTGTCCGTGCTGTCGGTCCTGCTCGGGGTACTCGTCTGGGATCTGGTGAGCCGCAACTACACCGCGTTCTTCCTGCCCTCACCCCGGCTGACCCTGACCGGTGCGCTGGAACTGGCCGGCAACGGCACCCTGTGGGACTCGGTCCGCGCGTCGGGCCAACGAATCCTCAGCGGCTGGGGCCTCGGTGTGCTGATCGGTGTCCCGGTCGGCCTGCTGATGGGCTGCAGCCAGTGGCTGCGGCTGATGCTCGACCCGTACATCCAGTTCTTTCGGTTCGTCCCGCCGATCGCCTTCGTCACCCTGGCGATCATCTGGCTCGGACCGGGTGAGGCGTCGAAGGTCGCCCTGATCTTCTACACCACGGTCTTCATCGTCGCGTTGAACACCCTCGCCGGGGTGCTCGCCGTCGACGAACTGAAGCTGCGCGCCGCCCGGGCGCTCGGCGCCGGCCCGGCCCGAACCCTGGTGTCGGTGATCCTGCCGGCCACCGTCCCGTACGCGGTCACCGGCGCGCGGCTGGCGATGGGCAACTCGTTCCTGACGATCGTCTCGGCGGAGATCGTCGCGGCGCAGAGCGGCCTCGGGTCGCTGATCTGGACCGCCCGCAACTATGCCAAGACCGAGTGGGTCTTCGTCGGCATCATCGCTCTCGGCCTGCTCGGCTACCTCTTCGACTGGGTGCTGCGCGTCGTCGCCCGAGCGACGCTGCGCCGATACGGCGTCACCTTCTAGACCCGCGCCGATACGCCGTCACCTGCTAGACCTTCCGGCCCGGACGTCACCGGCGGCGGGCCGGCGTTCACCGCCGGCCCGACCCGGCACCCCCTCATCATCGCGAAAGGCCCGACATGCTCTGCATCGGCGTCGACATCGGCGGCACCTTCACCGACGTCATCGTCCACCAGCCGCGGACCGCGCGGCTGGCCGAGGCGAAGACGCTTTCCACCCCGGCCGATCCGGCCGCGGCGATCCTGGACGGGCTGGCGAAGCTCGGGGTGTCGCTGGCGGGCGTCGACCGCTTCGTGCACGGCACCACCCGGGTCACCAACGCCCTGCTGGAAGGGGCCGGCGAACCGGTCGCCGTGATCACCACCGAGGGGTTCCGCGACGTGTTGGAGATGGGTCTCGGGCACCGGCCCCGGCTGTACAGCGTCAAGGAAGCCGCCCGGCCCGCGCTCGCCCCACGCCGGATGCGGCACACCATCCGGGAACGCACCGCCGCCGACGGCACCATCGCCGTACCCCTCGACGTCGACGACCTCGACCAGGTGATGATCGAGATCTCGGCGGGCCCGGCCCGCGCCGTCGCCGTCTGCTTCCTGCACTCCTACCGCAACCCGGACCACGAACGGGCCGCCGCCGAGTGGATCGGCAAACGGTATCCGGCGCTCACCTGCAGCGTCTCTTCCGACGTGGTACCGGAACACGGCGAGTACGAACGATTCGCCACCACCGTACTCAACGCGAGCGTCCGTGGGCCGATCAGTGACTACCTGTCCGGACTCGGCGACACCCTCGCCGCCAACGGCTACCGCGAGTCGTTGGCGATCATGACCAGCAGCGGCGGGGTGGTCTCCACCGGGCAGGCCGGTCGGCTGCCGATCAACCTCGCCCTGTCCGGCCCGGCCGGCGGGGTGGCGGCCAGCGCCTACGTCGCCGGGCTCGCCGGCTTCGACAACGTGATCACCTGCGACATCGGTGGCACCAGTACGGACGTGTGCCTGATCAAGGACGGCATGCCGTTGATGACCAATCACGGCACCATCGCTGGTCACCCGAACCGCACCTTCCAGATCGAGATCAACACCATCGGTGCCGGTGGCGGGTCGATCGCCTGGCGTGACGTCGGCGGTGAGCTGCGGGTCGGCCCGCGCAGCGCCGGTTCGACCCCCGGTCCGGCCTGCTACGGCCGGGGCGGCCAGGAACCCACCACCACCGACGCACACCTGCTGGTCGGACACCTCGATCCGGACGGCCCGCTCGGCGGCGAGGTGACCCCCCGACTCGCACCCGCCCGGGCGGCGGTGGCGGCGCTCGCCGCGCGGCTCGACGGGGACCTGGCCGACGTCGCGCTCGCCCACGGCATCCTGCGGTTGGCGACGGTCAAGATGACCAGCGCCATCAAGGAGATCTCGGTGGCCCGAGGCCACGATCCCCGCGACTTCGTCCTCATGCCCTTCGGCGGTGCCGGTCCGATGCACGCCACCGCGCTCGCCGACGAGCTGGGCATCGTCCGGATCCTCGTCCCACCGGTACCCGGCAACTTCTCGGCCCTCGGCTTCGTCACCGCCCAGGCCCGTCACGACTACGTCCGCACCGTGCTGGTCGACGCCGACGCCGACGGCCTGCGCACCGTACGGACGCTCGTCGAGGACCTGCGCGACGTCGCGCGGGACCAGCTCACGTCCGACGACGGCGTCGAGCCCGACCAGGTCACTTTCCGGCTGACCGTCGGTATGCGCTTCCGAGGACAGAGCTTCGACCTTCCGGTACCCGTCGACGACCTGCCCGACGAACCCGCCGACCTGGTAGCCGCGTTCCACACCGCCTACGCGCAGCGGTACGCCTACCTGCGCACGGACCACCCGGTCGAGATCGTCAACTGCCGGCTGACGGCGTTCGGGCCACAACCCGAGGTGAGGTTCGCCGCCCCACCGGACGGCCCGGCGCCCGTCCCGACCACGACCAGGATCTACGGCGCGGCGGGCTGGACCGAGGCGACGGTGTGGCAACGCTCCACGTTGACAGCCGGCGTCGAGATCACCGGCCCGGCCGTGGTACGGGAAACCGGCAGCACCACGGTGATCGGCCCCGGCTGGCGCGGCCGGGTCGACGGGCACGGCAACCTGCTGCTGGAGCGGAGCCGACGATGACGGCACCCGCCCCGGGCGCCTTCGACGCCGCCCTGCTCGACCAGGCGGCCCGGCAGCCCCACCGGCCGTTGTTCACCTTCGCCGGGCACGACACCGTCGACCGCGCCGAGTACGCCGAACTCGCCGGGCGGGCCGCCGCCGTGCTGGCCGCCGTCGGCGTCGGCCGGGGAGACCGGATCGCGGTGTGGGCCGAGAACAGCCTGGCCTGGTTGCTGCTGCTGGCCGCCGCCGCGTGGCGGGGCGCCACCCTGATCACCCTGCACCCCGGACTGACCGAGCCCGAGGTCACCGCCGCACTGCGCCGCAGCGGCGCGCGCCGGGTGTTCGCCGCCGACCGGATCCGCGACCGGGACGCATACCAGATCGCGGTACGGGCCGCCGCGGTGCCGGTGACCCGGCTGGCCGGCGATCTCGGGCGTGGCGCGCTCGCGGCCGAACCCGGCTGGTCGGATCCGCCTCCCGCCCCGGCGGCCCGCCCCGACGAACCGCTCAACGTCCAGTTCACCTCCGGCTCGACCGGCCTTCCGAAACTCGTCGTCCTCACCGGGCGCAACCTGACCGCGAACGCGGCCTGGACCGCGCAGGCCGCCGGCCTCGTCGCCGACGACCGGATCGCCGGCCCGCTGCCGTTCGCGCACGCGGCCGGTCTGAGCAGCGGCGCGGTCCTGGCCGTCGTCACCGGCGCCCAGCTGGTCTCGGCTCCCCGGTTCCAACCCGACGTGGTGTTCGACGGGATCCAGCGGCACCGCTGCACCGTCATCCAGTTCGTGCCGACCATGGCGACGATGCTGATCGACCGGCTTGCCGAGCGACCCGGTCGGTGGGACGTCAGCAGCCTGCGTCGGGGATTCCTCGGCGGTGCCACCTGCCCGCCGGCGCTGCGCGACCGGGTCAAGCGGGAACTCGGCCTGCGTCGGCTGGTGGTGGTCTACGGCCAGACCGAAGCCGGACCGACGATCAGCGTCGATCCCGACGACGACACCTGCCGACCCGCCGGAACCACCGTCGGGCGGGTGCTCCCACAGTTGCGGGCCCGAGTGGTCACGCCGGGCGGCGGTCTGCCAGTGCCCGCTGGAGCCGAGGGCGAACTGCAGGTACGCGGTGAATCGGTGACCGTCGGCTATCTCGACGACGAGGTCGCCACTCGGGAGGCGATCAACCCCGACGGCTGGTTGCGGACCGGCGATCTCGCCCGGTTGGCGACGGACGGCACCGTCACCCTGACCGGCCGGGTACGCGAGCTGATCATCCGGGGTGGCGAGAACGTCAGCCCGGCCGAGGTGGAGTCCGTACTGCTGGAGCAGGCCGGGGTCAGCCAGGCCTGCGTGGTGGGGGTGGCGTCGCCACGTTGGGGCGAGGAAGTCGGCGCGGCGCTGGTCGCGGCGGCCGGCGCGGAACTGTCCACCGACCAGCTGGCCGAAGCCGCCGCCGCCAGGCTGACCCGCTACAAGACCCCCACCCGGTGGCGGGTCGTCGACCGGCTGCCACTGCTGCCGTCCGGCAAAGTCGACCGGCTCGCCGTGGCGAGCCTGCTCGCCGGGGAGTCCGGATGAATCCGCTGAACTCGTGCTTCCTCGATTCGCTCACCGTGACCAGCTTCTTCGGCAACGCCGAGATGCGGGCGGTCTTCAACGACCGGCAGCTGATGCAGTCCTGGCTCGACGTCGAGGCGACGCTGGCCCAGGCCCAGGCGGAGCTGGGGATCATCCCGAGCGTCGCCGCCGAGACGATCACCGAAGCGGCCCGGGTCGAGCGTCTGGATTTGGCGGCGGTGTCGGCCGACGCCGCCGACACCGTCCATCCCCTGGTGCCGTTGATCCGGGCGTTGACCAGGGCCGCCGGTACGGACGCCGGCCGGTACGTCCACCTCGGCGCCACCACCCAGGACGTGATGGACACCGGGTTCGTCCTGCGTGCCCGCGCCGGGCTGGACATCGTCGGCGGACAACTCGACGAACTCGTCCGGGTGCTGCGCAGGCACGCCCTGCGGCACCGCGACACGGTGATGGCCGCCCGTACCCACGGCCAGCAGGCGCTGCCGACCACGTTCGGGCTGCGCGCCGCCGTGTGGCAGACCGAACTGCAGCGGCACCGGGAACGGCTCGCCCAGCTCAGACCACGACTGCTGGTGACAAGCATGGGCGGGGCCGCCGGCACCATGGCCGGCTACGGGCCCCGTGCCTTCGAGCTGGAACGGGCGGTCGCCGCGCGGCTGGGCCTCGGCGTGGCACCGACTCCCTGGCACGCGACCCCCGACCGCCTCGTCGAATGCCTGACCCTGCTCGGCCTGATCGCCGCCAGCGCGGAGAAGCTCGCCCGCGAGGTGTACTTCCTCGGCCGTACCGAGATCGGCGAGGCGCACGAACCCCAGCGCGACAGCCAGGTCGGCAGCAGCACCATGCCGCACAAACGCAATCCGATCCGATGCGAGGCCGTCATCGCCGCGGCGAGCACCTTGCGGGCCCAGGTGCCGTTGGCGATCCAGACCATGGTCGCCCAGGACGACCGGGACATGGGGGTCGGGATGACCCTGTGGAAGCTGCTGCCGGAGTGCTTCATCCTGATCGGCGGTGCGCTGCAGCGGCTCACCGAGGTCTTCACCGGCCTGCGCGTCGACCCGGCCCGGATGCGCGCCAACCTCGCGGCGACCGGCGGCCTGGTGCTGTCCGAAGCCGTGATGCTGCGACTGGCCGGCCCGCTGGGTCGCGAGCCGGCCCACCACCTGGTGATGGGCATCGTGCGGGACAGCCTCGACACCGGCCGCTCCTTCGGCGACCTGCTGCGCGCCGACCGGCAGGTGACGGCGGTGCTGTCCCACGCCGAACTGGACAACCTGCTGGATCCGCTGAGCTACGTCGGCCATGCCGCGGCGCTGGTGGACCGTGCCCTGCTGACCTCGGAGGCGACTTGACCCCCTCGGTGACCTTGCACCGCGACGGCCGACTGGCCACCGTCACCCTGCGTCGACCCGACCGGCGCAACAGCTTCGACCTGGCCATGCTCGCCCGCTTCGAGGAGGTGCTGCATCTGCTCGGCCAGGACACCGACACCGACGTGGTGGTCCTCACCGGCGCGGGCAGCGCGTTCTGCGCCGGGACCGACCTGGACGAACTGGCCACCCTGGACGTCGCCACCACGATGGCGGTGCAGCGTCGGACGGCCGACCTGGTGGAGCGGTGGTACCGGCTGGAGCAGACCACCGTGACCGTGTTCAACGGACCCGCGATCGGTTCCGGCGCGGTCCTCGGCCTCGCCAGTGACCTGCGGGTCGCCGCCGACAGCTGCTTCTTCAGCTTTCCGGAGGTGACCTTCGGGATTCCGTTGACGTGGAGCGGGATGGCCATCCTGGCCGACCTGGTCGGCGCGGACCGGGCCAAACGGTGGCTGCTGCTCGGGGAGCGGATCGAACCGGCGCGGCTGCGCGCGCTCGAACTGGTGACCGACGTGGTCCCGGTCGACCAGCTCGACGCCGCCCGGGCCGCGTTGTCGGACCGGCTGCTGTCGGTGTCGCCGGTGGGCCGGTCGATGACCAAACGCGCGGCTCGGCTGGCCGGGCCCCGGTTCGAAGCGGCCGCCGCCGACTCCTACCTGGGAGCGCTCAGCGTCGCGCTGCGCCCACCCGGCGACTATCCGAAGGGGACAGCCCGGTGAAGGTCTACCAGGCGATCGCCGATGCGCTGGTCGAGCAGGGTGTCGACACCGTGTTCGGGCTGCTCGGCGACGCCAACATGTTCCTGGTCGCCGACCTGGTGCGGCGACACGGCGTACGGTTCGTCGCGGCCCGCGACGAGAACGCCGCCGTGATGATGGCCGACGGCTGGGCCCGGGCCACCGGCCGCTGCGCCGTCGCCACGGTCACCCAGGGGCCCGGACTGGCGGTGGCCGGCCCGGCGTTGACCATCGCCCGGCAGGCCGGGACACCGCTGGTCCTGCTCGCCGGGGACACCCCGACGGCCGACCCGCTGCATGTGCAGAACTTCGAGCAGCAGCCGTTCGCGCTCGCGACCGCCGGTACGTTCGTGCCGGTCCGCTCGCCGGCCACCGTCAGCCGCGACGTGACCATCGCCTTTCGGGACGCGAACCGGCTGCCCGGCCCGGTGGTGCTCAACGCCGCGATGGACCTGCAGGACCTCGACGCCGGGCCGGCTGACGCCGGAGACGTCAGCCGGCCCGGCGTCGACCAGCTGGGTGCCGTCGTACCGCCCCGGCCGCCGGCTGCCGTCGCGCCCGATCCGGACGCGCTGGCGGCCTTGGCCGACCGGATCCGCGCCGCCCGCCGTCCGGTGCTGCTGGCCGGACGCGGTGCCGAGCACGCCGCCGCCGAGCTGGTCGAACTGGCTGACCGCGCCGGCGCCGTGCTGACCACCAGCCTGATGGCGGCCGGCCTGTTCACGGGCCACCCGTACTACCTGGGGGTGGCCGGTGGCCTGGCTCGCCCGCTGACCCGGCGACTGCTCGGTCGGGCCGATCTGGTGCTGACCGTCGGCGCCGGCCTCAATCGGTGGACCACCGACCACGGACGGCTGTTTCCCCTGGCCGAGGTGTACAGCGTCGATCAGGACGGCGCGGCGATCGGTGCCCGGTGGCCGGTGGCCGGTGGGGTGGTCGGCGACGCCCGGATCGCGGCGGCCGCGCTCACCTCGTTACTACCGGCCGAGCCGCCGGCCCGCGACGACTGGCGGTCACCGCGCCTGGCCACGGCGATCCGCGAGGCGGATCCGTTCGACCGACTACCACCGGCGCGGGCCGGTGCCGACGGCGTCGACCCCCGACGGCTGATGGCGATCTGCGCCCGCCGGCTGCCCCCGGCACGCACCACCGTGGTCGGCGTCGGCCACTTCGGGGGGTGGCCGAACCTCTACCTGGATTCCCCGGCCGTGGACCGGGCGCTGATCGCCCCGTGGGAGTTCGGCAGCATCGGCGTCGGGCTGCCGTACGCGATCGGCGCGGCAGTCGGCCGTCCCGAACGACCGGTCGTCGCCTTCGAAGGTGACGGCAGCCTGCTGACCGCGCTCGGTGAGCTGGACACGCTGGCACGACTGGCGGTACCGGTCCTGGTGATGATCCTGGACGATTCGGCGTACGGCGCGGAGGTGCGCAAACTACGTCCGCGCGGCGCGGACGTGCGACTGGCGCGGTTCCCGTCGCGGGATCTGGCCGCTGTGGCCACCGCGTTGGGGGTGCCGGCGCTGCGGGCCCGGGACGAGGCGGAGGTCGAGGCGGCACTCGACCAACTGCTGCCGGTGACCGGGCCGGCTCTGGTGCAGGTGAGGATCGATCCGGATGTCGTACAGACGCATTTCTGAGCGGGTGCCGCTGGTGCTCCCGGCGCGTGCCACCGGTGCGCACCGCGAACGGCTAGCTGCCCCAGATGTCGCCGACGCCGTAGCCGAGTTGCCGGGACAGTTCGTCAGCGGTGCGTACGGCGGCGGCGGCGAGTTCGGCCACCTGTGCGTCGTCGGTGAGCCGGAAGATCGGCCCGGACACGCTGATCGAGGCGGTGACCACACCGAGCCGGTCCCGCACCGGCGCGGCGACCACCCGCAGACCTTCCTCGCTCTCCTCGTCGTTGAGGGCCCAGCCGCGCCGACGGACCTCGGCCAGGTCGGCGAGGAAGGTGTCGATGTCGGTGATGGTGTGTGGGGTCAGCGGAGTCCAGCGCGCGTCGGCGAGCAGCTCGCGGACCTGCTCGTCGTCCAGGTCGATCAGCAGTGCCTTGCCGGCGGCGCTGCACCAGAGCGGGATCCGCCGGCCGAGCCGGGAGACGAGTTGCAGGCTGTGCGACCCGGTGATCAGGTCGATCGAGATGGCGTCGAGGCCGTCCCGGATCGCCAGGTTGACCGACTCGCCCTGCTCGTCGGCGAGTTGTCGCAGCAACGGTCGGGCGACGGCGTGCATGTCGAGCCCGGCCAGGAATCGGGCACCCAGGTCGAACACGGTGACGCCGAGCCGGTACGTGCCGGTCTCCTCGTTGCGCTGCAGGAATCCGGCGTCGGCCAGGGCGCGGAACAGTCGGCTGGCGGTCGACTTGTGCAGACCCAGCTCGCGACTGACGTCACTGACCTTGCGTTCGGGGGCGTCGCGCCGGAAGGCGAGCAGCACGCTGAGAGCGCGGTCGAGCGCCTGGGTGCCCGACTCCCGGCCGGGCTCGGTGACAGATGCCATCTTGCTTCCCACCTCTACGGTTGCTAGGTTCATAATATAACACTAGACCCATATTCTGGTCCACAGCTGCCTGACGCCCGCCCCGGAACCCGTTGCGAGGTCTACCGCATGACCCTGAACCCCATCGATCTGGAGATCGTCACCGAAGGATTGATCTCGATCGTCCGGGAGATGCGCCAGACGATCTTCCGGACCGCGCACTCCCCGGTCATCGCCGACGCGCAGGACTTCTCCTGCGCGCTGTTCAACGCCGACGCGGAGATGGTCGCCCAGGGACGGGACATGCCAGGACACGTCATCGCGATGCCCGCCTCCGTCGCGGAGATCTTCACCGACTACCGGGACGAGTTCCGCCCCGGCGATCTCTACGTCGTCAACGACCCCTACCGGGGCGGCAGCCACCTCAACGACGTGACCCTCATCAGCCCGGTCTTCGTCGACGACGAACTGTTCCTCTTCCCGTGCGTACGGATGCACTGGGCCGACATCGGCGGAATGACCCCCGGCAGCGTCTCCGGCCAGGCGACCGAGATCCTGCAGGAAGGCCTGCGGATCCCACCGATCCGGCTCATCGACGCCGGGCGGGACAACGTCGCGGCCATGCGCGTCCTGTTCGCCAACGTCCGGATGGCCGACGAACGCCGCGGCGACCTCGAATCCAGCATCGCCGCCTGCCACACCGCACAGCGCCGACTGCACGAACTCGTCGACCGCCACGGCAAAGACCTCATCGACGCGTGCGTGGCCGCCAACATGGACCGCACCGAACGGCGGCTGCGCGACCGAATCCGCGACCTGCCGGACGGCACCTACCACTACGAGGACTACCTCGACCTCTACACCGACGGCGACTACGACCCCGCCATGGTGCGGTGCGCGCTGACCGTCGCCGACACCCAGATCCTCGCCGACTTCCGTGGCTCCTCACCGCAGGTCGCCGCCGTGGTCAACTCGTCGCTGGCGATGACCACCGCCGGGGTGTTCATCGCCGTCAAATCCGCGCTCGACCCCGGCGGACTGGTCAACCACGGCGCATTCCGGCCCCTGACCGTACACACCGACCCCGGCACCGTCGTGCACGTCACCTACCCCGCCCCGGCCAACGCCCACAGCGAAGTCCGCAAACGAGTCATCTCCGCGGTCATGGCGGCACTCAGCCAGGTGGCACCCACCCTGATCGCCGCCGACCAGTTCGGCACCACCTTCCAGAACCTGATCGGCGGCGTCGACGACCACACCGGACGTCCGTACCTCTACTACGACTACCCGGCCGGCGGCAACGGCGGCTTCCTGGAAGCCGACGGACCCAGCGCGATGAACCCGGTCGACCTCGGCGACATCTCCACCATCCAATCCGTCGAACGCCTGGAGACCGAGATCCCGATCCGAGTCGAGGCCTGCGAACTACGCCCCGGATCCTGCGGCGACGGCCAACGGCGCGGCGGCTTCGGCACCCGACGCGCCACCCGACTGCTCGCCAGCCACGGCGCCTACTCCGTCCAGACCGACCGCACCACCGTCGCGCCGTACGGGCTGTCACTCGGCGCTCCCGGCGCCCCGACCTCGACCTACCTCGACCGCGACGGGCAACGGATCGACTTCGACACCCCCGGCAAGGTCGCCGGATACCGGATGCGCGAAGGCGACATCCTGGTGATGGAATCCGCCGGCGGCGGCGGATGGCGCGACCCGCTGACCCGCGACCCCGACCAGGTCGCCAACGACATCGGCGACGACTACCTCACCGCCGAACAGGCCCGCGACCGGTACGGCGTACTCGTCGACCCGACCGGCCAGGTCGACGAATCAGCGACCACAGCCACCCGGGAACGCCTTCGCGCGAACCGCCGCTGGCTGCGGGTCACGACCACCGACCTGCCCAGCCACACCGGCGTCCGGGGCCGCCAGCGGATCGTCTACAGCCACCCCGACGGACCGCCGGACGGCGCGCTGATCGAACTGCACGGCAACCACCCCGCCCCGTTACGCGCCTGGATCCGCCACGACCCGTCCCTCGCCGCCGACCAGGTCGCGCTCGACCCCGACGGCCTGCGGATCCTCGGCACCGACCCGGGCGACCGATCCTTCGTCCGCGTCCTGGCCGACCCCCGAACACCGACCGGAGGCCCGCGATGAGCAACGTGTTCCGGCTCCCCGCCGCGCCGAGCGCCACCCGACGAACGGCACGCGGCGGCCATAGCGCGACCGGCACACCGAACCCCGCCGGTACGGCGACCTCGGCCCGGCGACCCGGCATCGTCGCCGGCTACCTCAGCCCACACCCACCACACCTGATCTACGGCGAGAACCCACCCCAGAACGAACCCCGGTCCCAGGGCGGCTGGGAGGTGCTGCGCTGGGCGTACGACCGACTCCGCCGCCGGATCCGCGACGTGCACCGACCCGACGTGCTGATCGTGCACGCACCACACTGGATCACGATGGTCGGCCACCACGTCAACTGCGTGCCCAACCCGCGCGGAGTCTCCGTCGAA
The sequence above is a segment of the Solwaraspora sp. WMMD406 genome. Coding sequences within it:
- a CDS encoding hydantoinase B/oxoprolinase family protein, with the protein product MTLNPIDLEIVTEGLISIVREMRQTIFRTAHSPVIADAQDFSCALFNADAEMVAQGRDMPGHVIAMPASVAEIFTDYRDEFRPGDLYVVNDPYRGGSHLNDVTLISPVFVDDELFLFPCVRMHWADIGGMTPGSVSGQATEILQEGLRIPPIRLIDAGRDNVAAMRVLFANVRMADERRGDLESSIAACHTAQRRLHELVDRHGKDLIDACVAANMDRTERRLRDRIRDLPDGTYHYEDYLDLYTDGDYDPAMVRCALTVADTQILADFRGSSPQVAAVVNSSLAMTTAGVFIAVKSALDPGGLVNHGAFRPLTVHTDPGTVVHVTYPAPANAHSEVRKRVISAVMAALSQVAPTLIAADQFGTTFQNLIGGVDDHTGRPYLYYDYPAGGNGGFLEADGPSAMNPVDLGDISTIQSVERLETEIPIRVEACELRPGSCGDGQRRGGFGTRRATRLLASHGAYSVQTDRTTVAPYGLSLGAPGAPTSTYLDRDGQRIDFDTPGKVAGYRMREGDILVMESAGGGGWRDPLTRDPDQVANDIGDDYLTAEQARDRYGVLVDPTGQVDESATTATRERLRANRRWLRVTTTDLPSHTGVRGRQRIVYSHPDGPPDGALIELHGNHPAPLRAWIRHDPSLAADQVALDPDGLRILGTDPGDRSFVRVLADPRTPTGGPR